In a genomic window of Halalkalicoccus sp. CG83:
- a CDS encoding S9 family peptidase produces the protein MKTVNAADYHDLVRVSEPRISPDGERVAFVRTVPRDDERYEATIHAVALGGEEPRRITLAEGVDSEPCWSPSGDRLAFVSTRGEDDRPQLWVLPTDGGEARRVTNVAGGVSAIGWSPDGERIAFVQSSTPAEREEGRDLGIDDADYERESPDPRVIDRLIYRADERYFDGGHSHVYTVDLADDEVTRHTDGEYDYVSPDWGDADTLYYAAKRTDDPDDNTVYDLIADDLAGGAETITRTTAWEPGLAATAGRIAYRRRPEERSTLRQVEIEVFDRESGETTSLTASLDRTVEGVPKWSPDGERVYFPVPDEGSVTLRRVAADGSAGSEVVIEDGHVDGFDPGRDAVAVTRSEWDHPGDVFASTPAGGETNRLTRVNAGYLDDRAVPQPEELRFESDGKEIQGWVLTPPDLDPDESYPLVVEIHGGPHAMWSTGGTTWHEFQTLAARGYVVFWCNPRGSTGYGEEHMAAIERDWGDVTMRDVLAGADLVRNRAYVDEANQFVTGGSFGGYMTGWIVGHTDRFEGAVAQRGVYDLSSFYGSTDAFKLIEWEFDAVPWEEPERLHERSPTAYADRVTTPTLVMHAENDYRVPIGGGEAFYRALKKNGVETRLVRYPREGHELSRSGEPGHVVDRIERIARWFDGYSDHHDVPRALERGDGGLSVADERREGNETEPGDGDGPIDR, from the coding sequence ATGAAGACGGTGAACGCCGCCGACTACCACGACCTCGTTCGGGTCTCGGAGCCACGGATCTCGCCCGACGGCGAGCGCGTCGCGTTCGTGCGGACGGTGCCGAGGGACGACGAGCGCTACGAGGCGACGATCCACGCCGTGGCGCTGGGCGGGGAGGAGCCCCGCCGGATCACGCTCGCGGAGGGCGTCGACTCGGAGCCGTGCTGGAGTCCCTCGGGCGACCGCCTCGCGTTCGTCAGCACGCGCGGCGAGGACGACCGCCCGCAGCTCTGGGTGCTCCCGACCGACGGCGGCGAGGCCCGCCGGGTGACGAACGTCGCCGGCGGCGTGAGCGCGATCGGCTGGAGCCCCGACGGGGAGCGGATCGCGTTCGTCCAGTCGAGCACGCCAGCCGAGCGCGAGGAGGGACGCGATCTCGGGATCGATGACGCCGACTACGAGCGCGAGTCGCCGGATCCGCGGGTGATCGACCGGCTGATCTACCGGGCGGACGAACGATACTTCGACGGCGGGCACAGCCACGTCTACACCGTCGACCTCGCCGATGACGAGGTCACGCGTCACACCGACGGCGAGTACGACTACGTCTCGCCCGACTGGGGCGACGCCGACACGCTCTACTACGCCGCGAAGCGCACCGACGACCCCGACGACAACACGGTGTACGACCTCATCGCGGACGACCTCGCCGGCGGGGCGGAGACGATCACGCGGACGACGGCGTGGGAACCCGGGCTCGCGGCGACCGCCGGCCGGATCGCGTACCGCCGCAGACCGGAGGAGCGATCGACGCTTCGACAGGTCGAGATCGAGGTCTTCGACCGAGAGAGCGGCGAGACCACCTCGCTCACGGCGTCGCTGGACCGGACGGTCGAGGGTGTTCCGAAGTGGAGCCCCGACGGCGAACGCGTCTACTTCCCCGTGCCGGACGAGGGAAGCGTGACGCTCCGTCGAGTCGCGGCGGACGGGAGCGCAGGAAGTGAGGTCGTGATCGAGGACGGCCACGTCGACGGCTTCGATCCCGGCCGCGACGCCGTGGCGGTCACGAGAAGCGAGTGGGACCACCCCGGCGACGTGTTCGCCTCGACGCCCGCGGGTGGCGAGACCAACCGCCTGACCCGTGTGAACGCCGGCTACCTGGACGACCGGGCGGTTCCACAGCCCGAGGAGCTCCGGTTCGAGAGCGACGGGAAGGAGATCCAGGGGTGGGTGCTCACGCCGCCCGACCTCGATCCCGACGAGTCGTACCCGCTCGTCGTCGAGATCCACGGCGGACCCCACGCGATGTGGTCGACCGGGGGGACGACCTGGCACGAGTTCCAGACGCTCGCCGCACGGGGCTACGTCGTCTTCTGGTGCAACCCCAGAGGATCGACCGGCTACGGCGAGGAACACATGGCCGCGATCGAGCGCGACTGGGGTGACGTTACGATGCGCGACGTCCTCGCCGGCGCGGACCTCGTTCGGAACCGCGCGTACGTCGACGAGGCGAACCAGTTCGTCACCGGCGGCTCCTTCGGCGGCTACATGACCGGCTGGATCGTCGGCCACACCGACCGGTTCGAGGGAGCCGTCGCCCAGCGCGGCGTCTACGATCTCTCGAGCTTCTACGGCTCGACCGACGCGTTCAAGCTGATCGAGTGGGAGTTCGACGCCGTGCCCTGGGAGGAACCCGAACGCCTCCACGAGCGTTCGCCGACCGCCTACGCCGATCGGGTGACGACGCCGACGCTCGTCATGCACGCCGAGAACGATTACCGGGTGCCGATCGGCGGCGGGGAGGCGTTCTATCGGGCGCTGAAGAAGAACGGCGTCGAAACCCGGCTCGTCCGCTATCCGCGCGAGGGCCACGAGCTCTCCCGGTCGGGCGAGCCCGGACACGTCGTCGATCGGATCGAGCGGATCGCCCGCTGGTTCGACGGCTACTCAGACCACCACGACGTCCCGCGCGCGCTCGAGCGCGGCGACGGGGGGTTGTCCGTAGCCGACGAACGCAGGGAGGGAAACGAAACCGAACCTGGTGACGGGGACGGGCCGATCGATCGTTGA
- a CDS encoding YgaP family membrane protein encodes MKRNVGSLDRLGRLLVSFALLVFGSRNREKTIGTLAFIGGTDLLATVVIRRCPLNALFGIDTCG; translated from the coding sequence GTGAAACGCAACGTCGGCAGCCTCGATCGTCTCGGCCGTCTTCTCGTCTCGTTCGCGCTGCTCGTGTTCGGCTCCCGAAATCGGGAAAAGACGATCGGAACCCTGGCGTTCATCGGGGGAACCGACCTGCTCGCGACCGTCGTGATCCGGCGCTGTCCGCTGAACGCGCTGTTCGGCATCGACACCTGCGGCTGA
- a CDS encoding alpha/beta fold hydrolase, whose amino-acid sequence MARTDRFLTVDGVELHYTAWGDPDDPPIVCVHGLTRVGRDFDALAVELEEEYYVLCPDMPGRGWSEWPADTTAYTNERMAELLVGFCDELGFEELRWIGTSMGGGLGIALAGGALADRITHLVVNDVSPDPANDAKESALERIGEYVGDPPVVDTVTELEAYYREIYGGRFSAMTDEEWTAFTLRSARRTDDGGITRAYDPRILEGLEAGVDDDNDDGPDGWEIWEAIDAELMVVHGVDSEILPTPVYEEMLERRPDAETVEVDSGHAPMLNTADQIEPVRQFLE is encoded by the coding sequence ATGGCACGGACCGATCGCTTTCTGACCGTCGACGGCGTCGAACTCCACTACACGGCCTGGGGCGATCCGGACGACCCGCCGATCGTCTGCGTCCACGGCCTCACGCGGGTCGGCCGGGACTTCGACGCGCTCGCGGTCGAACTCGAGGAGGAGTATTACGTCCTCTGCCCGGACATGCCCGGCCGCGGCTGGAGCGAATGGCCCGCGGATACCACCGCGTACACGAACGAGCGGATGGCGGAACTGCTCGTCGGGTTCTGTGACGAGCTCGGCTTCGAGGAGCTTCGCTGGATCGGCACGTCGATGGGGGGCGGCCTCGGGATAGCGCTGGCCGGCGGGGCGCTGGCCGATCGGATCACCCACCTCGTCGTCAACGACGTCAGCCCCGATCCCGCGAACGACGCGAAGGAGTCGGCGCTCGAACGGATCGGGGAATACGTCGGCGATCCGCCGGTCGTCGATACAGTCACCGAGCTGGAGGCGTACTACCGGGAGATCTACGGCGGGCGATTCAGCGCGATGACCGACGAGGAGTGGACGGCGTTCACCCTCCGGTCGGCGCGTCGAACGGACGACGGCGGCATTACCCGGGCGTACGACCCGCGCATCCTCGAGGGGCTCGAGGCGGGAGTCGATGACGATAACGATGACGGCCCGGACGGGTGGGAGATCTGGGAGGCGATCGACGCCGAACTCATGGTCGTCCACGGCGTGGACTCCGAGATCCTCCCGACGCCCGTCTACGAGGAGATGCTGGAGCGGCGACCCGATGCCGAAACCGTCGAGGTCGACTCCGGCCACGCACCGATGCTCAACACGGCCGACCAGATCGAACCCGTCCGGCAGTTCCTCGAGTAG
- a CDS encoding IMPACT family protein, translating to MTAEVYRTVAERASAAFEVRGSEFIGHVAPAGTVEDAEAFVAEVEGEYDDATHNVPAYRVRADPLREYTSDDGEPSGSAGKPALNVLQGEEVENCVLVVTRYYGGTNLGYGGLVRAYSRAASDALEAAGILEERPHVHLSVAVEYDDSGTVRGILESAGCEFDADYGENVRFEVRVPSEEADGLRDRLRSATSGRAGIE from the coding sequence ATGACGGCCGAGGTCTACCGCACCGTCGCCGAACGGGCGAGCGCCGCCTTCGAGGTGCGAGGTTCCGAGTTCATCGGCCACGTCGCCCCCGCGGGAACGGTCGAGGACGCGGAGGCGTTCGTCGCCGAAGTCGAAGGGGAGTACGACGACGCCACGCACAACGTTCCCGCCTACCGGGTGCGCGCGGACCCGCTTCGCGAGTACACGAGCGACGACGGCGAGCCCTCGGGATCGGCCGGAAAACCCGCGCTGAACGTCCTCCAGGGCGAGGAGGTCGAGAACTGCGTCCTCGTGGTTACGCGCTACTACGGCGGGACGAACCTCGGATACGGGGGACTCGTCCGGGCGTACTCGCGGGCAGCGAGCGACGCGCTCGAGGCGGCGGGGATCCTCGAGGAGCGGCCCCACGTCCACCTGTCGGTCGCCGTCGAGTACGACGACTCGGGGACGGTCAGGGGAATCCTCGAGAGCGCAGGCTGTGAGTTCGACGCCGACTACGGCGAGAACGTGCGCTTCGAGGTCCGCGTTCCGAGCGAGGAGGCCGACGGGCTACGAGACCGGCTTCGCAGCGCCACGAGCGGACGGGCCGGAATCGAGTGA